AAAACATACTATTTCGATTATTACTTTTTTATTTGCTTTACCTTTAATTGCACAAGAACCTGATCCGTCAGAAGCGTTTTGGAATAGACTTCAGTCTCATTGTGGCAATGCATATGAAGGTAACTTGGCCTTACCAGAAGAAGATGAAAGTTTTGGCGGTAAAAAGCTTGTAATGCACATTAAATCTTGTTCAGATAGCGAAATAAAGATTCCCTTTTTTGTTGGCGATGATAAATCTAGAACATGGATTTTCACCAAGAACAATGGTATTCTTACGTTAAAACATGACCATAGGCATGAAGATGGAAGTGAAGATAATATTAATTTTTATGGTGGTACAGCAAGCAATACCGGTAAAGCAAATATTCAGTTTTTTCCTGCCGATGTTGCTACCCAAAAAATGATTCCAGGTGCAGCCACCAATGTTTGGTGGGTTACTTTAGATGATAAAACCTTTACCTATAATTTAAGAAGACTTGGTACTGACCGCGTTTTTAAAGTGGTTATGGATATCACTAAACCAATTTCCACTCCAGAAGACCCTTGGGGTTGGGTAGACTAAAATTCTGCATTGTTTTATGCGATAATCGAGATTTTAATACGCCGAGGCTTTCCTTTAAATTATAAGATTGTTCTCTTATCATTACCTCGTGGTGGTTTGCTTCAATCATTTATGCCTATATAATTACAACCTATTTATCTCACTTAAAGACAGATTGTTGTAACTACCAGCTTAACTGTACCTATCTTTGGTGAAAATTATGTTATGTCAAATCAGTTTTCGGAGTTAGGAATTTCTAACGATTTACAAAAAAATCTAGAAGAATTACAGATTACCATACCCACAGATATTCAGAAGAAATGTATTCCAGTTATTCTTGACCAAAAAGATGATCTAGTTGCTTTGGCAAAAACCGGAACTGGTAAAACAGCTGCTTTTGGCTTACCATTATTGCAATTGATCAATACTAAAAGCACAACGGTACAAGCTGTTATTTTAGCTCCTACAAGAGAGTTGGCACAACAAATACATGCCAACTTAATATCATACTCACCCTATAATTCCGATATTTCTATTGCTGCACTGTGTGGAGGAATCCCTATAAAACCGCAAATAGAGCGACTTAAAACGCCTACTCATATTGTTGTAGCTACACCTGGTCGTTTGGTTGATTTGGTCAAACGCGAGGCTTTAGATATTAAAAAACTAAGGTATTTGGTTTTAGATGAAGCCGATGAAATGGTTACAGCCTTAAAAGATGACCTAGATACGATAATTGCCGGTATCCCTAAAGCTAGACGCACATTCTTGTTTACAGCTACCATGTCTGGAGCAATAAAACAATTGGTTCAAAACTACATGTCCAAACATGTAGTACATAAAGAAGCTGATATGGCTACGCTTGGCCATAAAGGTATTGATCATAAATATTTGGTTGTTGAGCCTATTGAGAAATTAGAAGTGCTCATGCATTTTTTAACTACGAAAGAGGGACAACAAGGTATTATTTTTTGTAAAACAAAAGCTGCTGTTAATAAGCTGGCAAAAAATTTGGCAATTCATAAATTTTCTTCCGGGGCATTGCACGGTAGCTTATCTCAAGGTATTCGTGACCGAATAATGGGTCAGTTTAGAGACGGACATATTTCTATTCTTGTGGCTACTGATTTAGCTTCTCGTGGCCTAGACGTAAAAGAACTTTCTTATGTGGTAAATTATCATTTGCCGGACACTTACGATGCTTATGTACACAGAAGCGGACGTACAGCTAGGGCAGGAGCAAAGGGACTTTCATTGACTATTTTACAAAATGAAGAAGTTGCTGAAGTTTTTGATTTTGAAAAAGAATTGGGCATATCCTTCTCTAAATTCCAGAAAGCAGATGCACAGAGTATTGAAGAGAACAACACCTTACTTTGGGCGAAAAAAATATTTAAGACCAAACCAAACCGCGAGGTATCCGAACAATTTAAAACTAAGATTAAAACGGTATTTCATCATTTAACCAAAGAGGAATTAGTGGAGAAGATATTAGCGAATTATTTATCTGAAACTGGTTCTGACATTCTAAAACATGATGTATTAAAAAGAAAAAAATAGTAAACTACTTCGGGGCAATCAAGTAAAATATTGAAACTAAATTCATCATTAAATTTCCACAAAAGCATAACTAAATGGCAGACAGGCAGTCGGCTGCAAATTTTAATCTCTATTATCGAGTAAAATAAGTACTTACATTTTTAAGTAATACAAAAGCCGACTTCTTTTAAGTCGGCTTTTGTATTATAAATATGTTTTTGAATTTACAAATAGGCTTTTAGCATTTCATTTTGCGATTTATAACGTAGTTTACGAACAGCTTTTTCTCTAATTTGTCTTACACGTTCTCTTGTAATGTCAAAAAGCTCTCCAATTTCACTTAAACTTTTTGGATGCCTTTCACCAATACCATAATAAAGTTTTATAATTTCACTTTCTCTACTAGGTAATGTATTTAAAGCCTGATCTAAATCTGTTTTAAGAGAATCCATCATCATACCTGCATCTGGACGGTTGGCATTTTTATTACTAACGACATCATATAAGTTAGAAGATTCCCCCTCTTGAAAAGGAGCGTCCATAGACAAGTGCTTACTTGAATTTTTCATTGCAAGTTTTACTTGTGTGGTACTCATATCTAATTCTCTAGCAATTTCCATGGTACTAGGAGGTCTTTGAAACGACTGCTCTAAAGAAGAATATACTTTTTTGATTTTACTTATTTCTCCAATTTTGTTTAACGGTATACGAACCATACGTGATTGGTCAGATATAGAAGACAATATTGATTGTCTGATCCACCAAACAGCATAAGAGATAAATTTAAAACCTCTTGTTTCGTCAAAACGTTTTGCCGCTTTTACTAATCCAATATTTCCTTCATTGATTAAATCTGATAGTCGTAAACCGCTACCTTGATATTGCTTCGCCGTAGAAACTACAAAACGTAGATTAGCGTTAACTAATGTATTTAGGGCAATTTGATCTCCTTCACGTATTCTTCTTGCTAGTTCCACTTCCTCATCTGCGGTAATTAAATCAATTTTTGAAATTTCTTGAAAATACTTTTCTAATGATTTTGTGTCTCTGTTTGTAATTTGCTTGGTGATCTTAAGTTGCCTCATATATTATAATGTTTTTTATTGTTACTATAATTTAATCTTTTTTTGATGATATCCTAATAAAATTGAATATTTATTAAAATTATATTAATGAATTGTATAATTCAATTAATAAAGTCTAGTATATTGCTTTAAATAGCCATTATTTTATCAAATCATTAAATTGAAATTGATTATAAAAAGTTCCCACTTGGGTATTCGGAATAATTATTATACTTCAGCTGCTAATCTACAAGCTTGATTAATAGCTCTTTTTGCATCTAATTCAGCAGC
The genomic region above belongs to Maribacter hydrothermalis and contains:
- a CDS encoding sigma-70 family RNA polymerase sigma factor; the encoded protein is MRQLKITKQITNRDTKSLEKYFQEISKIDLITADEEVELARRIREGDQIALNTLVNANLRFVVSTAKQYQGSGLRLSDLINEGNIGLVKAAKRFDETRGFKFISYAVWWIRQSILSSISDQSRMVRIPLNKIGEISKIKKVYSSLEQSFQRPPSTMEIARELDMSTTQVKLAMKNSSKHLSMDAPFQEGESSNLYDVVSNKNANRPDAGMMMDSLKTDLDQALNTLPSRESEIIKLYYGIGERHPKSLSEIGELFDITRERVRQIREKAVRKLRYKSQNEMLKAYL
- a CDS encoding DEAD/DEAH box helicase, with protein sequence MSNQFSELGISNDLQKNLEELQITIPTDIQKKCIPVILDQKDDLVALAKTGTGKTAAFGLPLLQLINTKSTTVQAVILAPTRELAQQIHANLISYSPYNSDISIAALCGGIPIKPQIERLKTPTHIVVATPGRLVDLVKREALDIKKLRYLVLDEADEMVTALKDDLDTIIAGIPKARRTFLFTATMSGAIKQLVQNYMSKHVVHKEADMATLGHKGIDHKYLVVEPIEKLEVLMHFLTTKEGQQGIIFCKTKAAVNKLAKNLAIHKFSSGALHGSLSQGIRDRIMGQFRDGHISILVATDLASRGLDVKELSYVVNYHLPDTYDAYVHRSGRTARAGAKGLSLTILQNEEVAEVFDFEKELGISFSKFQKADAQSIEENNTLLWAKKIFKTKPNREVSEQFKTKIKTVFHHLTKEELVEKILANYLSETGSDILKHDVLKRKK